A stretch of DNA from Labrus mixtus chromosome 6, fLabMix1.1, whole genome shotgun sequence:
ctctcctctcgctctctctctctctctttttctctctcgctctctctcgtccctctctctctcctcccgctctctctcttttgtctctctctttttctctctctctcgtctctctctctgttgtcgCTCTCTTGTCGCTCTCTTGTCGCTCTatcgtctctttctctctcgtctctctcgctctctctctcttgtccctctctctctcgctcctctctctctctctctttttttctctctctcgtccctctctctctcctctcactctctctcttttgtctctctctttttctctctcgtctctctcgtctctctctctctcctctctctctcgctctctctttttctctctctctcgtctctctcctctctctctcgctctctctctttttctctctctctcgtctctctctctctctctctctctggtatcctactctatccactgtcctctaaaataaaaaataaaaggcataacaGGGTGTAAGCTGCTTATTTATAACTGGGTTTGAAAACGAGTTAAATTGtattagttttgtttgttttcatcaattTGACATAAAAAGAGCCAACTcacttttcacttttcactTATCACAATGTCATAGCTCTGAGATCCATATTGTGTAATAGTCAAACTTAATTGAGATTGCACTGTAGTTATGGACGCACAGGTAATAGGAAAAGCCCTTTTAAACGTGTACTGCATGTTAAAGTTTGAGTCATGATTAAATATCTCACACTCAGCTCTAAGGTCAAAGGTCGTCATAACATCAGGTTTAATCCCCACAGACGGAGTTGTCAGATGTATTTTGGCCACATCACGTGCAGTATAATAAAGCACATTCACACTTATTACACCAGACAACAGAATGCAGTTTTACCTGCTCACTGGATTAagacacatacatgtacactgtTACTAAAGTagtgaattactttttttaaatcaaaaacattttgttgtgtgCAGCACAACACGGACCAGACGTGGATGATTACAGCTGACGTTTCTGTTTCCGTGGATACAAAGGTCGAGAAAATACGACTGTTTATTGCCGGGACTTTGGTCTTTAATTTCCACCACGAGTTAAAGATTTCCCATCGTTCAGATACAAAGCTGAGCTGAAAGCCGACACCATGTTCAGGtgagagatttgtttttttacctggtTTTATTTTCTACCTGTATacatacatgtttgtttctttccctGGATAATGATCTTTTCTCGACAGTAATCCTGAGTCTTTTCACTCGCAGGTTTTCTTTAATCGTCGGTGTTTCTCTGATTATCTGCGTCACGTCAAAGCCATATAAACCCTGGGTATGTATGAGTTCCTTTGTATGCTTTTCTCCACAAActgaagactttttatttttgtattaaagggaaattttgaattttgaattcCTCAGTTGAAAAAGTATGAGTGTACCTGCATTTCAATTCACAGACAGaatgaacacagaaacatataaataaaaaaattgggATGTTTGATATTGATGTTTCAGCCTGGCTCTTTAATAAGGCTCTAGTAGCATTAGCCTGAAAGTAAGCTTTCACCTAGATGCTACACGGTTTGAACTGTGAAgaataagaaaagtaaaaaaggaaACTAAATACAAAGTTCAACAATTCTGGACATggatatataataatatatgtgACATTGCAGAGACCCAAAAATTCCATTTACCCCCAGATTATTTATTGTAGGTGACCGATCAGTTCTGTTGGGAGGggataaacacattaaaagttgGGTCCAAACTAGCATTATGATAGGCAGGCagattcttctttttgttttgctttttgattgtttttggattttcttgtctgtttgttttaagtgtATGTTTGGTGGGTATTGTATGCCTATTTTGTCATGTTATGTTTTGAAAATGCATGTTCTCttacttgtatttttcttaCTAAGTATTTTCAGTCACATAATATTTCTGCTCTCTTCTCAGAATAAATTTACAGATGAAACATTCCAGCACAGCGTTATGTAAGTTGTCATTTCCTTCAgctaaaataaaagtgaatcgttctctctttctctggagGAAATGCAGTCTCAGAGTGCTCACATTTCTTTTATCTCAGGTCCGTAGATAAGGATGGAAAAATGTCCTGGGGAGTGGAAGTGGAGCCTCCGGAGAACATGGATGAGACTGACCATGACGTCGACCCAAGTATGAAGATCTGGAAGAGCATGACGGGCGGTGGAGAAGTCAAACAGCACCTGAAGGCGGAGGAAGACTTGGACGACCTGTACCACCCCTCGATGGCCGATCTCCtcagggttcaaatccaaaaCGTGGACACCCTCCCTGCGGACATCCCGGCGCATTTCATGCAGGCGGAGGAGGATAAAGACGACGTCCAGCACCCTGATTTTGAGGTGCTCCCTGTGGAACCTGAGCAGGATTGGGATGCAGTCTACTACAAAGCACGGGAGGAGCTGGCTGGATATTTGGCCCCCCTCGTGGCTGAACACCAGGCTGGTGCTGAGGTGCCTGCGTTATACTCTGAACCAGAGGAGGACATGGACGACCTGTACCACAAAGACTTCCTGCAGCCGGTCCCTCGCCAAGATGACGCTCCAGCCGCAGCTCTGGTTGATCTGCCGTTTCAGGGGAAGCACAGTGAACCAGAGGAAGACCTGGATGATATTTACCACCGGTAATCCTTCAACAACAGCCAGGTGTACGTCTCATTATAGATCAGatcatataaaacaaaaaaggtaaataatCACAAGTGTCATCTGACTCATCCAACTGTCACTCAAATGTATCTTCATGataaaaatacttaaacaaACACTCCTAAAgacttcatttgttttatttatttaaatgtatgtacaaTGCAGAGGATGTTAATAAAACTGACAACAAATTTCTGCTTCATGTAACCTGTAAATTCTAAATGATCgtaaatatttacagtattacttacaacaacaaatgtttttaattcagaGCTTCACctgaaaaatgtacaaagataaaaaaaaatatttcgcCTAAAAATCACCTGTCGCTGATTTTCACAAGAAGGAATTAAAGCTGTGATTGAAATGAATATTGCAACATCATTACTTTAAACGTGTAGCGTCTCAGTGTCTGTGCATCACTCCAGCCGCTCTGCAGGAATCACCCCCTTCTTCAGTATCAGGTTCCCGTACAGAGCTGTTTCCCTGCgaggacagagcagagggaACATCGGAAAGGGAGGAATATTTACGTTTCCCTTGCTGGTTTTCAATGACATGTTTGAACTGAAATCTAAATTGTAATCCAGTCTGATTATCAAGCAGAGAAACACGGTTATTTaccgcaaaaaaaaacacccattttcatcattttacgACTTGATGTGATGTTTGCTTATTTCTAGAAATCTTTTTTCAAGTGATGCATTTGAAAACaattttcaaacacacacacacacacacacacacacacacacacacacacacacacacacaaatcaacaaTTAAAAGCAAAGAAAGCACATACCCTGTTGCCACAACAGCGTAGGCTTTCTTGGCTCGTTCATAGAAAGCAAACCTTTCTATCTTTTCAAGAGAtgtctgagtgtaaacagaaaTCCACAAGCAAACTGTCAAACATAAAGGTATTTTGAGTTACAGAaatcttgttttattgtttgaaactgggttttttttttttattaccagaGGCTCAGCATCCCTAATAAGGTCAATGTAAGTGTCCCACACAATAGGGGCAGTAAAACCCCTCTCTTTGTCACTGTCCACCAGATCCATGACTGCAGCCTGTGGAGACACATCAGCACATGGTTAACAACTGATaccaaaaaaagatgaatgaaaatgaaaggacCGTATGGACAACTAAATGATTTGTACCGCAGAGCGGACATAGGTATCCAGGGGCAACAGCCTTAAAATGGCCTGTAAAAGCTGAGGGATTCCCAAAcctacaagaaaataaaatcaggcAAAGTTGGAACAACAATCTGcaataaaacaaatctaaaaatgttgtttcctgaaaatgtgtttacatacCGTCAGCTCTAATCTCCTTTGGACCACAAGCACAAATGGAGGATGCTGGAAAGTTTGCATCAgcaagaacttaaaaaaaaaaaaaacattatgaatGAGAATATGTTACGTTTCATTCATTTTCCAGTGAAGCTACAGGTTGATCATCCggattgattcttttttttatgagatcCCCATTAGCTTCTGTATTAAACTATGCTTCCTGGGGTCTCCAATCTTAAATGACAATGTTTCATTAGTTAGATTACATAAATACAAATCCATAACATTCAGACTCACACAGTGCAACAGAACACATGACGTAAccaatacaacacaataaacAATACAAACTCAAAAACTGTCATACAGGAGCTTTATGAATATTATCTATATCTGCAAAAGTTGAGAAATAAAATATCCTACCTGACAGATCAAAATAACTGCATAGATAGCTCTAAATCCATGTCATGtcatcaaaaatatatatcataaaAGGTGTTCtacactgtctgtctgtcacacaGGTGTGAATATGAACCTGTAGTCTTTACCCTGCAGTGACTGTCTGTGCAAACATTGAATATTAGAACtgtcaacaataacaacaggataaattaaattaaagtgtGTGATTAAACTTCATACCCAGTTCATCCCCATGACCCATTTTAGCGAGAGTATACAGCAGTTCAGGTGACAGGATAGAGGGGATTCCTTTCAGGACGACCATTGCGGCGGATACACCGAAGAGAGTACAGGAAAGTATTCAAACCAAGCGAGAGCATTCTCTCCAACCTACTTCCGTTTTCGTTACGGTCTGCTTAATGTGCACGACGATCAAATCTGATTAGTAACAAAACGAGAAGACGTTTTGAGAATACGCATATTTATGTGCGGAAATCTCCTGTTTGTCCTTCAACACGTTTTCTTATTTTGAAGTTTCGGTCAGTGGggaaggacgtttttttttttttttaggttaactATCTTGTGTGAAACTTGGACGTCTTGGAGGACGTCACATGATTAGAAACCGCGCTCTGATTGGCTAGCAGGATGTTTCAACAGTTAACATTTGATTATGATTATTAAACCTACTGACTCctcctggattttttttttttttttacaaaataagacGTTACCTTTCTCTTGTTGCCATTTTAATTATCTAGAAATGCATGaatgaaatagatttttttttaaaaagtagaataGAAAAAGTTGAAGCCCATATAGATCAGGTGAAGACAGAAGATTTTGTTAGTCTTTCAAGTGGCTCCTCAGCCAGGCAGCCAAATCAAACATCATATCAGGGAGAGAAGGTAGGACATCCCATGTGTTATTGGAATTTGAAACATGACATGTAAATATgtgggaggggtgggggagaaTTGTGCGCTGATGTTTTTATGCTTTAATTAATGTGAATAAATAAgtgcatgtttttgtgattatttacaattttcaaaaatgttcaggCGCTTTTGTAAAAGTCATCAAGTGACTTTGAAGTATCCTGTAAAAAATGGACTTTGGTGTCATTAGTCCAGCAAACTTGCATAGTGGGTTATGCCTCGGCCTATGTTGTTCCTGACACCCTTGGGTGGGCATAATTCAAAGCAGACGCCGCTGAATGTGTTATTCTGGCACAGTCTCTGGTGCCAAGAATGTGagataatgaaaatatttgtaaGATGAAAACCACTccagtgaaactctcagctgGATGGCTGAAAAATGCTGAGGAATCCTTTCCAAGACCGCAGATCCtggttgtgtaaaaaaaaaaaaggcagcagatCTGCatataaaaatgcttttatggAAGTCAAGTCACCGTTTACAGCTGCAGGCTTTAGGGACTGTATAGTACATTTACAATCCTGTTACAGCTGCATTTAATAATACACatgagaaagatgtttttactttattccaCGTTTTAACCTTCAGATATTTAAACATAGGCTATGTGTAGACTATAATATCCTCAACATTGATAAGTATCTTTCTTGTACTCACTAGTCTTCTACAAATTCTGCATGAAATAATCCACCCCATATATCACTTCAAAAATAGTTTAtagggaactttttttttttactggagtgaagtttcaaattaaaaaaggattgCTTTCTTTTTCCATACATTACTTTTTAAGTTAAACAGATCCATGAGGAGATAAAAATTACCCTAATTGGATGCAGAAAAGTCCTGACTGAGTGTCACAGAGGCAGGGTAGTTTAAGAATATTTGAGGGGTTtttggagagggggggggggggggggggggggctgctgggCAGGAGAAAAGGCCCTCGCAGGAGCCAGGCCTGTCTGTCGGACTGAAAGccccctttctccctctctggaCCCATGCTGctctgtctttatttcagcttttttaaatgagtttatCACGCTATGAGGGTCCGCGCTGCCAGAATGTAACGTTTTGCCCCCTTTGTGCGTGCAGAGAGGCTCAATTGAGtctacatttattattttgaccTTTCGGTAGCCTCAGAGAAGGAGCTTCTTTTCGCTGCCTCTCCGCAGACTTTTGTGCCTCCCCGCCGAGAGAGGAGACGagttttcttctctcctcctttttaaagttttgttccAGGGGGCTGACAAGAAAAGCCAGCTCCAGGGGGAatattgaatgaaaataaaaatcaattagGCCATGGCCTTGTGGAGATATGGGGCGCCGCCGTGTGaagatcagagagagaaaaaggtgcCTCGCGATGATTGGAGCGGCACATGAAAGAGCACACTAACCAAATTTGTTCTGGTGTTTTCTTTGAAGTTAAAATTATGGTTTTCAGCCAATATGAGGAAAGTTTAACAGACTAAAGACCATCAAGCCGGTTTAGTGACTTAAGTCTAAGACTGAAGTTTATCTAAGTGCTTTCAGATAAACTTAAATCGTgctgaaataaaatcattttaccAATATCACAATCTAACCATTTGAttattaatttttaattaaGCTCTACGAAtaactgagatttttttttttgcctaaatCAAAGTAAACATGAGAAGTCAGATTTCCTTTGTTACACTTAAAGAGGgtttttttatgtaattaacaaacactaaaactacaaatgtgtgtttttctgatttatttctaaCAATATTTTAAAGACTCCACCAGTTAGTTGTCATAAACTGAGTTAATCTGAATACAACCCTGTGCTTGTCAACGCAACAGATCTATTTAATTTATGGTCTGCATGTCAACTTTCTGCACCGATGTTTGTGTAACAACACGAGGGCGCCATCTAGTGGTGGTAAGTATACACTGGTTTGAGTGTAAGGTGAACTGAACCATCACTTATGTTCATTTGATCTGTTTTAGATTTTGGagcatttaaattaattttaattgttcaaataaataataaccaTTTGAAAACAGACTTCAAACAGGCAAATCATGTGGAATTAAAATGTGTGATAAAGGAAGACTCAAACaccttttctccttctctctcttcatctgtatacatttattcaattcggctgtggatcagtggttgAGTCGGTCGTCTATTAACATAAAGGCTGAGATTTTGTtgcccagctcctgcaggcacaTGGCGaagtgtcctcgggcaagacactgaaccccaaattgctccagcCTCTATACGTCAGCAAcgtgtgaatgtttttataaatgagatAACTGACTACATAGCATCCTCTGCCTTTAGTGTGTTAATGTgatgagtagtcagaagagttGAAAAGTGCCATACAAGTGGATCTACCTGACTCCTAAAGCTGAAATTATCTCTAATATCTAAAGAACATTTCagctttttatatatttcagtaACTATCAATGTTGGTTTTGCTTTCAGAAGTCTTCATCCTCCGTTGTTACCGCCAGTATATCTCCCTGTCTTGTAGCAGATGACTGTCCTGACCTGCTCTAAAGTTTAGTGTTTTGAGGTCCCTTTAGTTATTTTAAGTAATATTGTTGATTGATTAAGCAGTATCttaacaaacacagcagacaagACTTCTTATTTTAGTTCATGTTCCAGCTGCACAACTGAAAACCACTCTGGAgctttatttgtaaaatgtccACACAAAGTATTTGCCTACTAAAGTGCCGACCtgttaagaaaatgaaaatgagaagGCAAAGTCCGTACAAATCATCATTACTGATTCCTCTGATTCCACACACAGCGATCCAAGGTTTACACACATGAATCCACTCCTGCACATACACTGCATTTCATTTTAACACAGACCCTCTGCAGGCAGGGCGTCACGGTGACAAGGCACTCACTCAGTGCCGAATCCTAATTCAAACATATTGCATGTTCCACTACAGTCAGAATTTCTTGCATCATTCGACGTATTGCGGTTAAGGAAATGACCCACTGATATCATCTTTGTGTTCTTGTagagctctttttttaattgtcctGGAAACTGGCTTTTCTCTTCTCCACAAATGCCGTCATGCCTTCTTTACGATCGTCCTGCAgggataaaaacacagacacgtCATGACTGGACTGTGGAGATCAGAgtcgaaaccccccccccccccccccctcacttgCTCTAGGATGGACTCCAAGACTCACCGTGGCAAAGGTGGCGTGGAATAAACGCTTTTCCAAACGGTTACCCTCAGCCAAGGTCAGTTCAAAAGCTGTGATCACACAAAGGAACAAGtcagaaacacataaaaactTATTGATATAGTAGATTTAAAAGTTTTTGTAATCAGAACACCGACCtgcatttacagcctctttagcCATAGCAGACACCAGCTTCGAGTTTGCAGCCATTTTCTCACCACATTTCACAGCTTCAGGCACCAACTGGTCCACGGGAAAAATTTTACTCACCAAACCTGGGAAACAAAATATTCTGAGtcaactatatatatataaaaaagtatGAATTTAAGAGACACACGTccacatttttatgaaaataaatagaGCTGATTACAGAGTGTCTCCTGTTCTAGATATATTATGAGttatatatcatttttttaaagattttatttagGTTATTTGTCAAGTGGCTCCCAAATTACTAATCCAGTTTAGGGCCTGACTGATATGAGATTTTTCAGGCCAATATCGATAATGGGGAGAAAAATAATCAGATAACTATtaatcagccgatatctttctttgtagagatagatacacacacatgttgtgttAGTCCCTCAAATGcagatatcaaacatttgtgggaatatatatttaatgaagacaagatggtcattAAACTGGAAAGTTACTGCGCATGTACAttcatcaccgctcgacactggagagtgataatgctttttgtaatccatacagcaaCCTCCACTGATAGACAGAGAACTGccagtgtaatacaatgaaactgaaatgaaatgctATGTGACTGGTATATAAATCTACAAATATCAgcacatatctgcaataaaatctgCCAATACAATCACTGGACATgttgatatcggccgatatgaTCGTCTTGCCGATTGATCGGTTGGGCTCTGATCGAGTGACTTCCAGAGAGTCAGAGATTCAATCTGATGGAAAAACTGAAATACCTTCTTTCAGCTTCACACATAAAcattaaaggaacaaaatgtAAGACGTCTACTGAATTAATTCATAAactgaccttactatatgatcagacattaagaagaagaagaagaagagatgacgTCAGAATAGAAAAGCTCAAGTTGagtacaaatatttaaaactggACTTAAGTACCAACACTTTTCAAACTCCGCTGTTACCTGACTGTTTGGCGTCCTGTGCGTTTATCTTGTCTCCTGTGAGAACCAGCTCCATAGCCAGAGACTTTCCGACAGCACGCGTCAGCCTCTGGGTGCCTCCAGAGCCTGCACAGAGACGGACGTCATCAACAGTCTGATCAAATGTGCAATAGGAAGTCtgaactgaaaagaaaagagcttttttttttttttttaccaggaatGGTCCCCAGCAGGATCTCTGGTTGTCCAAATTGCGCCTTCTCTCCAGCATAGATGATGTCACACATCATGGCCAGCTCACAGCCTCCGCCCAGCTATACAgcagaaagacacagaaaaaaagccGTTTTACTTAAGCCCCTCCTCTGATCTCACAAATCACTGACTCATGCCCAAACATTTTGTGCATCCCCAActgatcaaatattttttatgtataGAGTTAAAGCTATATTATTGGTTTAAAGGTGTGAACATCCCTGTGTTTTTAATCTGGAGCTTTGTCCTTGGCCTCTTGTTACCGTTTGTTTACAGAATACCCGACACAGATTGTTATTACATGAGCGTGAGATAATGACTTAAAGTAAAGGGAAGAGCTTTAGTTCATATATGCATGAATGGGCATCGCTTAGACTCGATGTAGTTTTGCCTCGGTTGATGTTCTGTTGGTGCATCGACTTAGAATCCTTCATTAAGACTGCTCTCAGCTAAAACCAACTCAGGAGATAAGACACATCTGAGTTCAGCCCTGAATATAAAGGGAAGATGTTTAATTCACATTTGGAATCTATGCAGAAATTAAGTCTTAAATCTTGAGTAAAAACACGGGTTGCAGACTTGAATAAAGACACTCAGCGGTAGTTTATCATCTCTGTTAACTTTCTGGTTTTGCGTTCGAATCCTACACATTACCTCAAACACTTTCAGTTTGAGATTCACTGTTTTCTTCTGGctagacatttttcttttcttgttttgttcttactcatttccatgtgttttaatttgtatatttttttatccttaTTTTGTGTAAATCAAACTACATACAGTACCATCCCCCCCtcaattataaaataaataatcctggggggggggggggggggcagggccttctccattgccgctCCCACTCTCTGGAAgtctctccctaaaaacatcagagactcccccacactcacttccttcaagaaatccctaaaaactcacattttcatcaccgcctacaaccactgactctcatcctctccCCTTTACAAAACTTctatgttgtattgttctcttagtttttgctttgatttttgttgtttcccgtcaaagcgtctttgagtatttagaaaagcgctatataaatctaatttattattatgattaagTATCAGtaatacaaaagaaaagaaaaaggacactCACAGCGAATCCATTGACAGCTGCAATCACAGGCTTCTTCACTGTGGACACTCTGTTCCAGTGAGCCAGGAAGTTTCCACCGTAACACTCCTGGAAGGTTCGATTCTGCATCTCCTTAATGTCCGCGCCCGCTGGGGAACACAAAAACCTCACACGTCACATTACTTCATACCCTCTACTCCTcgctaaaaagaaaaacttctcCATCAAACTACCTGCAAACGCTCTGTCGCTTCCTGTGATGACGATCGCTCCGACGTCCCCGTCAGCTTCGAAGGCGTCCAGGGCCTGACCCACCTCCCTCATCAGATCGTCACACAGGGCGTTAAGAGCCTTCGGCCGGTTCAGCTGGATGAAACCCACGTTACTCTTCTCACCTCGCTTTTCCACCAAAATATACTCGTACTGACCTCCTGCACGGAGAGAAAAAACCAAAGAGGTGGCTCTGAGTGTTGAGGGTTTCTGCAGGAGAGTTTAAGACTAAAACTGCAACGATAAGCAATTAATCcattcaaagaaaataaatcaattaatatGATAACAGATTCATCATGTCAATAACTAAATGgtttatcataaaaataacaagCTTACATATTGATAGTTAAATAAACATCACGTGCAGTTCTCGTTTAGACTTAACAGATCTTTTCAATCCcataaaatgtgataaaaaacGTGTTTAAATATCATACTGACCGAACTTTTATACAGTTCAGTCTTAAAAACCAGGTGATGAGTCATCATCTCTGTTGAGCCGTCTTATCCTCATATCACACGACAAAATGAAGTCAAGGTTAATCATTTCAGAAAGGGTGAAAGGTCAACTTTAACAGCCTGTGTGTCAAGGCCTTACTGAGACATCTGAGGCCTCTGACAC
This window harbors:
- the fuom gene encoding fucose mutarotase, coding for MVVLKGIPSILSPELLYTLAKMGHGDELVLADANFPASSICACGPKEIRADGLGIPQLLQAILRLLPLDTYVRSAAAVMDLVDSDKERGFTAPIVWDTYIDLIRDAEPLTSLEKIERFAFYERAKKAYAVVATGETALYGNLILKKGVIPAERLE
- the si:ch211-217g15.3 gene encoding uncharacterized protein si:ch211-217g15.3; the protein is MFRFSLIVGVSLIICVTSKPYKPWNKFTDETFQHSVMSVDKDGKMSWGVEVEPPENMDETDHDVDPSMKIWKSMTGGGEVKQHLKAEEDLDDLYHPSMADLLRVQIQNVDTLPADIPAHFMQAEEDKDDVQHPDFEVLPVEPEQDWDAVYYKAREELAGYLAPLVAEHQAGAEVPALYSEPEEDMDDLYHKDFLQPVPRQDDAPAAALVDLPFQGKHSEPEEDLDDIYHR
- the echs1 gene encoding enoyl-CoA hydratase, mitochondrial, giving the protein MAFLCRNAALLLKNSRAAPAVLSAARLYSSGGQYEYILVEKRGEKSNVGFIQLNRPKALNALCDDLMREVGQALDAFEADGDVGAIVITGSDRAFAAGADIKEMQNRTFQECYGGNFLAHWNRVSTVKKPVIAAVNGFALGGGCELAMMCDIIYAGEKAQFGQPEILLGTIPGSGGTQRLTRAVGKSLAMELVLTGDKINAQDAKQSGLVSKIFPVDQLVPEAVKCGEKMAANSKLVSAMAKEAVNAAFELTLAEGNRLEKRLFHATFATDDRKEGMTAFVEKRKASFQDN